From the genome of Chroicocephalus ridibundus chromosome 1, bChrRid1.1, whole genome shotgun sequence, one region includes:
- the NR2C1 gene encoding nuclear receptor subfamily 2 group C member 1 isoform X2: protein MDGTAQRIQIVPADSGLSLPQRIQIVTDQQTGQKIQIVTALDQSSAGKQFILTNHDGSTPSKVILARQDSTPGKVILATPDAAGVNQLFFASPDISAQHIQILTDNSPNEQGLNKVFDLCVVCGDKASGRHYGAVTCEGCKGFFKRSIRKNLVYSCRGTKDCVINKHHRNRCQYCRLQRCIAFGMKQDSVQCERKPIEVSREKSSNCAASTEKIYIRKDLRSPLAATPTFVTDNETARSTGLLESGMFVNIHQSAIKSEPTVLMTPDKVEACQGDLSTLANVVTSLANLSKCKDMSQSSTELSMIESLSNGDASLSELQQEEQASSDVTRAFDTLAKALNPGESAACQNSDSIEAGVQLVGGETSMNIVEIEGPLLSDAHVAFRLTMPSPMPEYLNVHYICESASRLLFLSMHWARSIPSFQALGQDNSISLVKACWNELFTLGLAQCSQVMNVATILTAFVNHLHSSLQQDKLPTDRGKLVMEHIFKLQEFCNSMVKLCLDGYEYAYLKAIVLFSPDHPGLENVVQIEKFQEKAYMEFQDYVTKAYPDDTYRLSRLLLRLPALRLMSAAITEELFFAGLIGNVQIDSIIPYILRMETADYNSQIIGHAV, encoded by the exons ATTGTCACAGATCAGCAGACGGGCCAGAAGATTCAGATTGTTACAGCACTTGATCAGAGCTCAGCAGGCAAGCAGTTCATCTTAACAAATCATGATGGCTCTACCCCAAGCAAGGTGATCCTTGCCAGACAAGATTCCACTCCAGGAAAAGTTATCCTAGCAACTCCAGATGCTGCAGGTGTCAACCAACTGTTTTTTGCATCCCCTGATATATCTGCACAACACATCCAG ATTTTAACAGACAACTCCCCCAATGAACAGGGCCTAAATAAAGTGTTTGATCTGTGTGTTGTATGTGGAGACAAGGCATCAg GGCGTCACTATGGAGCAGTAACTTGTGAGGGATGCAAAGGATTCTTTAAAAGGAGTATACGGAAGAATTTAGTTTATTCGTGCCGAGGAACAAAGGACTGTGTCATTAACAAACACCACCGGAATCGATGTCAGTACTGTAGGCTGCAGAGATGCATCGCGTTTGGGATGAAACAAGACT CTGTGCAGTGTGAGAGGAAACCTATAGAAGTGTcaagagaaaaatcttcaaacTGTGCAGCTTCTACAGAAAAGATCTATATTCGGAAAGATCTTCGTAGCCCATTAGCTGCAACTCCAACTTTTGTAACTGACAATGAAACAGCAAG ATCAACAGGTCTGCTGGAATCGGGAATGTTTGTTAACATTCATCAGTCTGCAATAAAAAGTGAGCCTACTGTGCTGATGACCCCAGATAAG GTTGAAGCATGTCAGGGAGATTTAAGTACCCTGGCAAACGTGGTGACTTCATTAGCAAATCTCAGTAAATGCAAAGACATGTCACAAAGCAGTACAGAGCTATCTATGATTGAGAGCTTAAGTAATGGAGATGCATCGTTATCTGAACTCCAGCAAGAAGAACAAGCTAGTAGTGATGTTACAAG GGCGTTTGATACTCTTGCAAAAGCATTGAATCCAGGAGAGAGTGCAGCGTGCCAGAACTCTGACAGTATTGAAGCCGGCGTGCAGCTGGTTGGTGGAGAAACAAGCATGAATATCGTTGAAATAGAGGGGCCACTGCTCAGTGATGCACATGTAGCATTCAGG CTCACCATGCCTTCTCCTATGCCTGAATATCTTAACGTTCACTATATCTGCGAGTCTGCCTCCAGGTTGCTTTTCTTGTCCATGCACTGGGCACGTTCCATTCCATCTTTCCAAGCTTTAGG ACAGGATAACAGCATATCATTAGTAAAAGCCTGCTGGAATGAACTTTTTACACTTGGTCTTGCACAATGTTCACAAGTTATGAATGTGGCAACTATATTAACTGCATTTGTTAATCACCTTCACAGCAGTTTACAGCAAG ATAAGCTGCCAACGGACAGAGGAAAACTAGTGATGGAGCATATCTTCAAACTGCAAGAGTTCTGTAACAGCATGGTTAAGCTTTGCCTAGATGGATATGAATATGCATATTTGAAAGCAATCGTCCTCTTCAGTCCTG atcacCCAGGACTAGAAAATGTGGTACAGATTGAGAAATTTCAAGAAAAGGCTTACATGGAGTTCCAAGACTATGTAACAAAAGCATATCCGGATGATACTTACAG ACTGTCTAGACTTCTCCTCCGATTGCCTGCTCTTAGGCTGATGAGTGCTGCCATCACCGAAGAGCTATTCTTTGCAGGACTAATTGGAAATGTTCAGATTGATAGCATCATCCCATACATTCTGCGAATGGAGACAGCGGACTATAACTCTCAGATAATTGGTCATGCCGTATAA
- the NR2C1 gene encoding nuclear receptor subfamily 2 group C member 1 isoform X3 — translation MDGTAQRIQIVPADSGLSLPQRIQILTDNSPNEQGLNKVFDLCVVCGDKASGRHYGAVTCEGCKGFFKRSIRKNLVYSCRGTKDCVINKHHRNRCQYCRLQRCIAFGMKQDSVQCERKPIEVSREKSSNCAASTEKIYIRKDLRSPLAATPTFVTDNETARSTGLLESGMFVNIHQSAIKSEPTVLMTPDKVEACQGDLSTLANVVTSLANLSKCKDMSQSSTELSMIESLSNGDASLSELQQEEQASSDVTRAFDTLAKALNPGESAACQNSDSIEAGVQLVGGETSMNIVEIEGPLLSDAHVAFRLTMPSPMPEYLNVHYICESASRLLFLSMHWARSIPSFQALGQDNSISLVKACWNELFTLGLAQCSQVMNVATILTAFVNHLHSSLQQDKLPTDRGKLVMEHIFKLQEFCNSMVKLCLDGYEYAYLKAIVLFSPDHPGLENVVQIEKFQEKAYMEFQDYVTKAYPDDTYRLSRLLLRLPALRLMSAAITEELFFAGLIGNVQIDSIIPYILRMETADYNSQIIGHAV, via the exons ATTTTAACAGACAACTCCCCCAATGAACAGGGCCTAAATAAAGTGTTTGATCTGTGTGTTGTATGTGGAGACAAGGCATCAg GGCGTCACTATGGAGCAGTAACTTGTGAGGGATGCAAAGGATTCTTTAAAAGGAGTATACGGAAGAATTTAGTTTATTCGTGCCGAGGAACAAAGGACTGTGTCATTAACAAACACCACCGGAATCGATGTCAGTACTGTAGGCTGCAGAGATGCATCGCGTTTGGGATGAAACAAGACT CTGTGCAGTGTGAGAGGAAACCTATAGAAGTGTcaagagaaaaatcttcaaacTGTGCAGCTTCTACAGAAAAGATCTATATTCGGAAAGATCTTCGTAGCCCATTAGCTGCAACTCCAACTTTTGTAACTGACAATGAAACAGCAAG ATCAACAGGTCTGCTGGAATCGGGAATGTTTGTTAACATTCATCAGTCTGCAATAAAAAGTGAGCCTACTGTGCTGATGACCCCAGATAAG GTTGAAGCATGTCAGGGAGATTTAAGTACCCTGGCAAACGTGGTGACTTCATTAGCAAATCTCAGTAAATGCAAAGACATGTCACAAAGCAGTACAGAGCTATCTATGATTGAGAGCTTAAGTAATGGAGATGCATCGTTATCTGAACTCCAGCAAGAAGAACAAGCTAGTAGTGATGTTACAAG GGCGTTTGATACTCTTGCAAAAGCATTGAATCCAGGAGAGAGTGCAGCGTGCCAGAACTCTGACAGTATTGAAGCCGGCGTGCAGCTGGTTGGTGGAGAAACAAGCATGAATATCGTTGAAATAGAGGGGCCACTGCTCAGTGATGCACATGTAGCATTCAGG CTCACCATGCCTTCTCCTATGCCTGAATATCTTAACGTTCACTATATCTGCGAGTCTGCCTCCAGGTTGCTTTTCTTGTCCATGCACTGGGCACGTTCCATTCCATCTTTCCAAGCTTTAGG ACAGGATAACAGCATATCATTAGTAAAAGCCTGCTGGAATGAACTTTTTACACTTGGTCTTGCACAATGTTCACAAGTTATGAATGTGGCAACTATATTAACTGCATTTGTTAATCACCTTCACAGCAGTTTACAGCAAG ATAAGCTGCCAACGGACAGAGGAAAACTAGTGATGGAGCATATCTTCAAACTGCAAGAGTTCTGTAACAGCATGGTTAAGCTTTGCCTAGATGGATATGAATATGCATATTTGAAAGCAATCGTCCTCTTCAGTCCTG atcacCCAGGACTAGAAAATGTGGTACAGATTGAGAAATTTCAAGAAAAGGCTTACATGGAGTTCCAAGACTATGTAACAAAAGCATATCCGGATGATACTTACAG ACTGTCTAGACTTCTCCTCCGATTGCCTGCTCTTAGGCTGATGAGTGCTGCCATCACCGAAGAGCTATTCTTTGCAGGACTAATTGGAAATGTTCAGATTGATAGCATCATCCCATACATTCTGCGAATGGAGACAGCGGACTATAACTCTCAGATAATTGGTCATGCCGTATAA